In one window of Porites lutea chromosome 8, jaPorLute2.1, whole genome shotgun sequence DNA:
- the LOC140945239 gene encoding uncharacterized protein — MVFDASTKPHPLAASINQCMYTGPSLQPLLWDIMIRSRMSENLLLGDIKKAFLQIGIKEEDGDAFRFLFTLHGREEHLRFARVPFGAEAIPFILGATLKYHIDQQPEDFAEKVEELRTNTYVDNLMKTGGQVEEMRKFKEETSHILEDAKFKVHKWESNIKELEDQNMPNPSKILGQAWDNEDDILEIKIPPFSNDTLVTKKTILSHLGKVYDPLGILSPAMAKGKHIYREACDEKLGWNVVVSEKLAKACLKWIAQLPKCKGP, encoded by the coding sequence ATGGTGTTTGATGCCAGTACCAAACCTCATCCTCTAGCTGCAAGTATTAACCAATGCATGTACACTGGCCCATCCCTCCAACCCCTTCTGTGGGACATAATGATTAGATCAAGGATGTCTGAGAACCTACTGCTGGGAGATATCAAGAAAGCATTCCTACAAATCGGAATAAAGGAGGAAGACGGGGACGCTTTCCGGTTTCTTTTCACCCTACACGGAAGAGAGGAACATCTGCGATTTGCAAGAGTGCCATTCGGTGCAGAAGCCATTCCTTTCATTCTAGGAGCCACTTTGAAATACCACATTGACCAGCAGCCGGAAGATTTTGCAGAGAAGGTAGAAGAGTTGAGAACTAACACTTATGTAGACAACCTTATGAAGACAGGAGGACAGGTTGAGGAAATGAGGAAGTTTAAAGAAGAGACTAGTCACATACTCGAAGATGCTAAGTTCAAAGTGCACAAGTGGGAGTCAAACATAAAAGAGTTGGAAGATCAGAACATGCCTAACCCCAGCAAAATACTAGGACAGGCTTGGGACAACGAAGACGACATCTTAGAAATCAAGATTCCACCATTCAGTAACGATACGCTAGTCACAAAGAAAACCATCCTTAGTCACCTTGGAAAAGTGTATGATCCGCTAGGCATCCTGTCCCCTGCCATGGCTAAGGGAAAACACATCTACAGAGAGGCTTGTGATGAGAAATTGGGATGGAATGTAGTGGTGTCTGAAAAGTTAGCGAAAGCCTGTTTGAAGTGGATAGCTCAACTCCCGAAGTGTAAAGGTCCCTAG
- the LOC140946861 gene encoding uncharacterized protein, translating into MATFKETREVLLASYACGIITDEEFSLLFEENSSSNLDFPYDNYPPFNLESQSEAECRANFRVEKHHIPLVEDVLQIPQFFVCDQGTVCEGTEGLCMLLKRYAFPCRYSDMIPIFGRPVPELCMISNTVTDWIYAHHSHRITQWNQTILNPLKLEKYAEVVFNKGAPLSNCFGFVDGTVRPITRPGENQRLLYNGHKRVHGLKFQSLVLPNGLIAHLYGPVEGRRHDAAMLAESGLYNSLRAHAVSTTGQPMCIYGDPAYPLRMHLQGPFRQRVLTPQQQAYNSSMSAVRCSVEWLFSDILNYFKFLDFKRNLKIGLSQVGKMYIVCAILQNVLTCLYGNSTSQFFDLDPPSLEHYFS; encoded by the exons ATGGCGACTTTTAAAGAAACCCGAGAAGTTTTGCTTGCTAGCTATGCCTGTGGTATCATTACGGATgaggaattttctttacttttcgaAGAAAACAGTTCAAGCAACTTAGATTTCCCTTACGACAACTACCCGCCGTTCAATCTGGAGAGCCAAAGTGAAGCTGAGTGTAGGGCGAACTTCAGGGTTGAAAAGCACCACATTCCTCTGGTAGAAGATGTTCTTCAAATTCCACAATTCTTCGTATGCGACCAGGGAACGGTTTGCGAAGGAACAGAAGGGCTTTGTATGCTTTTAAAGCGATATGCCTTTCCTTGTCGATACTCCGACATGATACCTATTTTTGGACGACCGGTTCCAGAACTTTGTATGATAAGCAACACCGTAACAGACTGGATTTATGCGCATCATAGCCACAGAATCACGCAGTGGAACCAAACCATTTTAAATCCACTGAAGCTGGAAAAGTATGCGGAAGTTGTTTTCAACAAAGGTGCGCCACTAAGCAATTGCTTTGGTTTCGTAGATGGAACCGTGCGCCCAATTACTCGACCTGGGGAAAACCAGCGACTACTCTACAACGGTCACAAACGCGTACATGGATTAAAGTTTCAGTCCTTGGTCCTACCAAATGGGTTAATTGCACACTTGTATGGTCCAGTAG AAGGTAGGAGGCATGACGCAGCAATGTTGGCAGAGTCTGGCCTTTACAACAGTCTCCGGGCGCATGCTGTCTCAACAACTGGCCAACCGATGTGTATATACGGGGATCCAGCATATCCCCTTCGAATGCATCTCCAGGGACCTTTCCGGCAGCGAGTACTGACTCCCCAACAGCAAGCTTACAACAGTTCCATGAGTGCAGTTCGCTGTTCCGTTGAATGgcttttttctgatattttaaattatttcaaatttcttgaTTTCAAACGGAATTTAAAGATAGGGCTAAGCCAAGTaggcaaaatgtacattgtctGTGCAAtccttcaaaatgttttgacaTGCTTGTACGGTAATTCAACATCCCAGTTTTTTGACCTAGATCCACCTTCTCTAGAGCATTACTTTTCCTAA
- the LOC140945237 gene encoding uncharacterized protein gives MNLREWGSNSREFLKSIPEQDREKETITKVLGILWNTIKDHLIVKGSKPTECSSKREVLKSIATVFDPPGFFTPATLQGKLFLQDLWASKKEWDEKLDEEVLHKWMNLQKEMECISMVTIPRFIGNSNCQLLCFCDASTKAYASVSSDAGVVLLFSKARVAPIQKLGTPRLELLAVLIGVRGLD, from the coding sequence ATGAACCTGAGAGAATGGGGGTCGAACTCGAGAGAATTTCTGAAGTCAATTCCTGAGCAGGATAGAGAAAAGGAAACCATAACGAAAGTACTTGGAATACTCTGGAACACTATTAAAGATCACCTGATAGTCAAAGGTTCAAAACCAACAGAATGTTCCTCGAAAAGAGAAGTGCTTAAATCCATCGCTACAGTTTTTGACCCACCGGGATTCTTTACTCCTGCAACTCTTCAAGGAAAACTCTTCCTTCAAGACCTATGGGCCTCAAAGAAAGAATGGGATGAGAAACTGGATGAAGAGGTGCTTCATAAATGGATGAATTTACAGAAAGAAATGGAATGTATCTCCATGGTAACTATTCCTCGATTCATCGGAAACTCCAACTGTCAGTTGCTGTGCTTTTGTGATGCCTCAACCAAGGCTTATGCCTCTGTGAGCTCTGATGCTGGTGTTGTTTTGCTCTTCTCCAAAGCAAGAGTAGCTCCCATACAGAAATTAGGAACACCTAGACTGGAGCTTCTAGCAGTGCTTATCGGTGTTCGTGGCTTGGATTGA
- the LOC140946868 gene encoding uncharacterized protein, whose translation MASNSKPQIMNWTEEHDVVFCREIIFVNPFSAKKKSVQRSALWQRVADTLNSIKDPVFFVDKRSVRDHIGVLVQRFKRKEAKELKESGISPTKTELDEAIEQIIAMEESADEQHDLEDGEKRDKVEGDRLKAEEMRRTAMETLGKTQKRKSEEGQSKAKKSRRSGSETVEFLKLKAEQDMDIKKQELDLRKQEQEKMAIAQNQQTYMFNQMLKQQQEQHKQMHDMQSLLMQQQQLQTTAMMKIIETLVPK comes from the exons ATGGCCTCGAATTCCAAACCGCA GATTATGAACTGGACGGAGGAACATGATGTGGTTTTTTGCCGAGAAATAATCTTTGTAAACCCATTCAGTGCAAAGAAGAAATCCGTTCAGCGAAGTGCCTTGTGGCAAAGAGTGGCGGATACCCTAAACAGCATTAAAGATCCTGTTTTTTTTGTGGATAAACGCTCAGTTCGAGACCATATCGGGGTTTTGGTGCaaagatttaaaagaaaagaggccAAGGAATTGAAGGAAAGTGGTATAAGCCCTACGAAAACTGAATTAGATGAAGCTATAGAACAAATTATTGCCATGGAAGAGTCTGCCGATGAGCAGCACGACCTGGAAGACGGCGAAAAGAGGGACAAGGTGGAAGGAGACAGGCTGAAAGCAGAAGAGATGCGCAGAACTGCTATGGAGACATTAGGGAAAACACAGAAGAGAAAGTCCGAGGAGGGGCAGAGCAAAGCCAAAAAAAGCAGAAGAAGTGGTAGTGAAACGGTAGAGTTTCTTAAACTAAAGGCGGAGCAAGACATGGATATTAAGAAGCAAGAATTGGATTTGAGAAAACAGGAGCAAGAGAAGATGGCTATAGCCCAAAATCAGCAAACTTATATGTTCAACCAAatgttaaaacaacaacaggaaCAGCATAAACAAATGCATGACATGCAATCCTTACTAATGCAGCAGCAGCAGCTGCAAACCACAGCAATGATGAAGATTATTGAAACACTAGTTCCGAAATAA
- the LOC140945236 gene encoding uncharacterized protein codes for MGGFYERLVGTVKGALKKSIGKICLTEKKLETFLAEAVISSRPLVYVCEDFGFGFSLTPADFLCLNPKSGIPVIEIHGPHDPDYGKKSSTDKLVEIWGKGQQHLNSLWKIWKDDYLLNLRERRQTHVKGPRIQAAEEPKAGSIVLLKEDLQRVVWKMAKIGELMSSNDGKIRAAKVLLPTKKVPNRSLNLLYPLECDSGREIKMTQDGEQLKKTEEITSNTFRPTRATAIRAREQMQKLLSSEIGTFSWLGSVAEFPQRTGN; via the coding sequence ATGGGTGGTTTTTATGAGAGACTAGTTGGCACTGTTAAGGGAGCTCTCAAGAAATCAATTGGCAAAATCTGCCTGACCGAGAAGAAGCTTGAAACCTTTCTAGCAGAGGCTGTTATTAGTTCTCGTCCACTTGTTTACGTCTGTGAGGACTTCGGTTTTGGATTTTCTCTTACTCCAGCGGACTTCTTATGTCTCAATCCCAAGTCAGGGATTCCGGTAATCGAGATCCATGGCCCTCATGATCCAGACTATGGAAAGAAGAGCTCAACTGATAAATTAGTAGAGATTTGGGGTAAAGGTCAGCAGCACCTGAATTCACTTTGGAAAATCTGGAAAGATGATTACTTACTTAACCTCCGAGAAAGACGCCAAACACATGTAAAGGGTCCTCGAATTCAAGCAGCAGAAGAGCCTAAGGCAGGCAGTATAGTGCTTTTAAAGGAAGATTTGCAACGTGTGGTatggaaaatggcaaaaattggTGAGCTGATGTCAAGCAATGACGGAAAGATCCGGGCAGCCAAAGTTCTTCTTCCAACCAAGAAAGTGCCCAACAGATCCCTAAATCTGCTCTACCCATTAGAATGTGATAGTGGTCGAGAAATTAAAATGACGCAGGATGGAGAACAGTTAAAGAAAACTGAGGAAATTACCTCGAACACTTTCCGTCCCACTCGAGCAACAGCAATTAGAGCAAGAGAACAGATGCAAAAACTCCTTTCTTCCGAAATAGGAACTTTTTCCTGGCTTGGGAGTGTCGCGGAGTTTCCGCAGAGAACTGGAAACTAG
- the LOC140945238 gene encoding uncharacterized protein, with protein MRKKRKGVLCTDEIRQAKELWVRRAQNRILQDTETPGWRLVEDKEIGVLKCIGRIPGYRPTYLEDCLLTQKLIRHLHSEIEHLGVANTMAEIRKEWCIPKLRSNVKKMVNTCNVCKVFSKKPYGATATADMPQCRVEASRPFETTGVDFAGPIAFKIAKKEQGECYILPFTCATSRAVHLELTKTQTAAEFQRKLNLFIARRTRPKVMISDNASVFKSTATWMKNIRKSERIQDYLARQDINWRFNLSRSPWWGGMYERLIKDVKKILHKTLDRTHLTIEQLEAVVIDVEKNLNNQPLTYLDSDGGEKQVLTPNIVMWGQNAHHIEGEEDEEETSALNKQLRRLKIMLGRDGNMNMSTA; from the coding sequence ATGAGGAAAAAGCGGAAAGGAGTGTTGTGTACTGACGAAATCAGACAAGCCAAAGAACTATGGGTGAGAAGAGCGCAGAATAGAATTCTGCAAGATACAGAGACACCAGGTTGGAGATTGGTAGAAGATAAAGAAATAGGCGTACTCAAGTGCATTGGAAGGATTCCTGGTTACAGACCAACTTACCTCGAAGATTGTCTACTGACACAGAAGTTAATCCGACATCTTCACTCAGAGATCGAACATTTGGGAGTGGCCAACACTATGGcagaaataagaaaagaatGGTGCATTCCCAAACTAAGATCGAACGTGAAGAAAATGGTCAACACGTGCAACGTTTGCAAGGTTTTCAGCAAGAAACCTTATGGAGCTACAGCAACAGCAGACATGCCACAGTGCCGCGTGGAAGCCAGCAGACCCTTTGAGACAACAGGAGTAGATTTTGCCGGACCTATCGCTTTCAAGATCGCAAAGAAGGAGCAGGGAGAGTGTTACATTTTGCCGTTTACTTGCGCCACGTCGAGGGCGGTACATTTAGAATTGACGAAGACCCAGACGGCAGCAGAATTTCAGAGAAAGTTAAACTTGTTCATAGCCAGGAGAACAAGGCCCAAGGTCATGATATCAGATAACGCCTCAGTGTTCAAGTCTACAGCAACCTGGATGAAGAACATCAGGAAGAGCGAAAGGATACAGGACTACTTGGCCAGGCAAGACATAAACTGGCGATTTAACCTATCCAGATCCCCTTGGTGGGGAGGCATGTATGAACGGTTGATCAAGGACGTGAAGAAAATCCTTCACAAGACACTGGACCGGACACACCTTACTATTGAGCAACTTGAGGCTGTGGTTATCGACGTCGAGAAGAATTTGAACAACCAGCCCTTAACCTACCTTGACAGCGATGGAGGGGAAAAGCAAGTGTTAACTCCAAACATTGTGATGTGGGGGCAAAATGCCCACCACATTGAGggagaagaagatgaagaagaaacaAGTGCACTAAACAAGCAGCTGAGGAGGCTAAAAATCATGCTTGGAAGAGATGGAAACATGAATATGTCCACAGCCTAA